In a genomic window of Candidatus Flexicrinis proximus:
- a CDS encoding AEC family transporter, whose translation MPLGFSPSSIPAAYVPELLDILFNVISPIFLIVGLAFFIGKRFGPDPRALSTVLIYLFIPALSFRTMIQLPINGVSDIVNGDFGRAFLQITLLSLIMMSVGIGLSRVLKLDRKTGSAFTLSVTQLNAGNLGIPLNTFAFGPEGGALALLFYVSSAMVGSMIGVFVASRGEKGIGAALMNVIRVPVGLSALIGLAMNTFDVSLPKPVENSIFLLGDATIPAMIVLLGLLISRMEVKTAPWRLVILAAALRLLGGAAIGFVLASLLGQSGLAFSVAILQSAVPTAVMANALAAEFGSDAQFTSAATLISTLASIVTLTLLIAILR comes from the coding sequence TTGCCGCTTGGCTTTTCCCCTTCCAGCATCCCGGCGGCGTACGTGCCCGAACTCCTCGATATCCTGTTCAATGTCATCAGCCCGATTTTCCTGATCGTCGGATTGGCGTTCTTTATCGGGAAGCGTTTTGGCCCTGACCCGCGCGCGCTGTCGACGGTGCTGATTTACCTGTTCATCCCGGCGCTTTCTTTCCGGACGATGATCCAACTGCCGATTAACGGCGTATCTGATATCGTCAACGGCGATTTTGGACGCGCTTTCCTCCAGATTACCCTGCTCTCGCTGATTATGATGAGCGTCGGCATAGGACTGAGCCGGGTTCTGAAGCTGGATCGCAAGACGGGCAGCGCTTTCACGCTCTCGGTGACCCAGCTCAACGCGGGAAACCTGGGGATTCCGCTCAATACGTTCGCCTTTGGGCCGGAGGGCGGCGCGCTTGCGCTGCTGTTCTATGTTTCCAGCGCGATGGTGGGCAGCATGATCGGCGTATTCGTGGCGTCCCGCGGGGAAAAGGGTATCGGCGCGGCGCTGATGAACGTGATCCGGGTGCCGGTAGGGCTGTCGGCGCTGATCGGCCTGGCGATGAACACCTTTGACGTCAGCCTGCCCAAGCCGGTGGAGAATTCGATCTTCCTGCTGGGCGATGCTACCATCCCGGCGATGATTGTGCTGCTCGGCCTGCTGATCAGCCGGATGGAAGTCAAAACCGCGCCGTGGAGGCTGGTGATACTGGCCGCAGCGCTGCGGCTGCTGGGGGGCGCGGCGATCGGGTTCGTGCTGGCGAGTTTACTGGGGCAAAGCGGGCTGGCGTTTTCGGTCGCAATCCTTCAATCCGCCGTGCCGACCGCCGTCATGGCGAATGCGCTGGCCGCCGAGTTCGGCAGCGACGCGCAGTTTACGTCCGCGGCGACGCTCATCAGCACCTTAGCCAGTATCGTTACATTAACCCTGCTGATCGCTATTCTGAGATAG